The Shewanella sp. MTB7 genome includes a window with the following:
- a CDS encoding HD domain-containing phosphohydrolase, with amino-acid sequence MRAVANVKSKRFTIRFTVVGIFILVTIVTASIAIGLQYYFSKAMVTESAVKLYNLTAKNTSSYLAQVDNQAINTTQLLSNFDNFVIDGAFNPEVLHTFSEVMRTNSLFYAIYIGMPNGDFYELINLDAHQIIREQLGASHLDRWVVITINGEGELRQREESYLDAQFNLRVTRSEPSESDARTRPWFVNANSEAVSKTEPYLFQHLQSPGQTYSIKLAESGAVLGLDIALSTLSDYLIVQGEDEEGVTQKQIYLYKQSGELIASNQVPTRDVEIPESKTLSLSVKQRELVSMTEPLFVSNETDWAPIDFAISGMPQGYSIDIINLIADMTGLRIRYNNGFSWSGLVESYKAQEIDLLHSVIKTQETMSLGVFSEPFLELPFAIVTQKGSRKITHIRQLQGKQLAIPKGWSIIEVIKQDYPEVEVVEMPSTYAILQAVEQGEVFAALDNSIILHYTANQFFVEQIQFHEQLDFSPVKVNTGLHIVMPRQEAAVIEIINLALANITQEQIKALRVKWFGEGVKKTLLTQGTVPFEVLIDLANEPKDQRTLIRWDLNGIEKFIYVTPFGDASAGGREYFAIIVPIEQLLASSIEKVQQSILMTCICLLLVLPISWLLSSPIIRPIKLLAIENEKIKNRQYNQVRRVDSNISELDELANSIMDMSNSIQLYEENQKALMESFIKLIAQAIDDKSPYTAGHCNRVPELGLMLADAAEKSELAPFKAFKFNSEDEHREFRIAAWLHDCGKITTPEFIVDKGTKLEAVYNRIHEVRMRFEVLWRDAEIDYLKRISSGFTSTSSKAEPSELHLAELTHKRNQLITDFEFIANANIGGEFMGQENKERLAQLANITWERHFDDRLGLSPIEELNLSKQTAEESYPVIESLLRDKPEHIIKRISNVEFDPKFGIKMDIPEHQYNLGELYNLSISKGTLTAEDRFKINEHMISTIKILETLPFPPELARVPRYASTHHETLKGTGYPRKLSAEDLSIPERILVVADIFEALTAADRPYKKAKPLSVAIDILYKMALDQHLDMDIFKLFLTSGIYLEYAHKFLDPKQINEVDIAKYLDDAPLKRSA; translated from the coding sequence ATGAGAGCCGTGGCTAATGTAAAAAGTAAGCGATTTACTATTCGTTTCACTGTGGTGGGGATCTTTATTCTAGTCACAATTGTGACCGCCTCTATTGCCATAGGTTTGCAATATTATTTTAGTAAAGCCATGGTGACGGAATCAGCCGTTAAACTTTATAATCTCACCGCTAAAAATACCAGTAGTTACCTTGCTCAAGTTGACAATCAAGCTATCAATACAACTCAACTGCTCTCTAATTTTGACAACTTTGTGATAGATGGGGCTTTTAACCCCGAGGTTCTACACACTTTTTCCGAAGTGATGCGAACTAATTCACTCTTTTATGCTATCTATATCGGTATGCCTAATGGGGATTTTTATGAACTGATTAATCTCGATGCTCATCAGATAATCAGAGAGCAGCTTGGTGCATCTCATTTAGATCGCTGGGTGGTTATCACTATTAATGGAGAGGGAGAACTCCGTCAACGAGAGGAATCATACTTAGATGCTCAGTTTAACCTGCGAGTGACCCGCAGTGAACCGAGTGAATCTGATGCTCGTACAAGACCCTGGTTTGTTAATGCTAATAGTGAAGCAGTTTCTAAAACAGAACCTTACTTATTCCAGCATCTGCAATCACCGGGTCAAACTTACTCGATAAAACTGGCAGAATCGGGTGCTGTTCTCGGCCTTGATATCGCTCTTTCCACCCTGTCTGACTACCTTATTGTACAGGGAGAAGATGAAGAGGGTGTCACTCAAAAGCAGATATACCTGTATAAACAGAGTGGTGAGTTGATAGCATCTAACCAAGTGCCGACTCGTGATGTTGAAATTCCTGAATCTAAGACATTGTCTCTAAGCGTGAAGCAGCGGGAACTTGTCTCGATGACAGAACCGCTATTTGTATCGAATGAGACTGATTGGGCTCCCATCGATTTTGCGATCTCAGGAATGCCTCAAGGTTATAGTATTGATATCATCAATCTAATCGCAGATATGACAGGCTTACGGATCCGTTATAACAATGGTTTTAGTTGGAGTGGGCTAGTTGAGAGTTATAAAGCACAGGAGATAGACCTTTTACATTCAGTAATAAAAACGCAAGAGACAATGTCATTAGGTGTATTTAGTGAGCCTTTTTTAGAGCTTCCTTTTGCGATTGTTACTCAAAAAGGATCTCGAAAAATAACCCATATAAGGCAGTTGCAGGGGAAGCAGCTTGCTATCCCTAAGGGCTGGTCAATTATTGAGGTGATTAAACAAGATTATCCAGAGGTCGAGGTCGTTGAAATGCCTTCGACCTATGCCATATTACAGGCGGTAGAACAAGGAGAAGTGTTCGCTGCTTTGGATAACAGCATCATACTGCATTACACGGCAAATCAATTCTTTGTAGAGCAGATCCAATTTCACGAACAACTCGATTTCTCCCCCGTTAAGGTCAATACAGGCTTGCATATTGTGATGCCAAGACAGGAAGCAGCAGTTATTGAGATAATAAATCTAGCTCTGGCAAATATCACACAGGAACAAATTAAAGCATTAAGAGTTAAATGGTTTGGAGAAGGGGTTAAAAAGACCTTGTTGACACAGGGAACCGTTCCTTTTGAAGTATTGATTGATTTAGCTAATGAACCAAAAGATCAGAGAACATTAATTCGCTGGGACCTTAATGGTATTGAGAAGTTCATTTATGTGACTCCATTCGGCGATGCCTCTGCCGGAGGCCGTGAATACTTTGCCATTATAGTGCCAATTGAACAGTTGCTCGCTTCAAGTATTGAGAAAGTCCAACAATCTATTTTAATGACCTGCATATGTCTGCTGTTGGTGTTGCCTATTTCCTGGTTGCTTTCATCACCAATCATTCGTCCGATTAAGCTATTGGCCATTGAAAATGAAAAGATAAAAAACCGTCAATATAATCAAGTGAGACGTGTTGACTCTAATATCTCTGAGTTGGATGAACTGGCGAACTCTATTATGGATATGTCTAACTCTATTCAGCTTTACGAAGAGAATCAAAAGGCCTTGATGGAATCATTTATCAAGTTAATTGCTCAGGCAATCGATGATAAATCTCCTTATACTGCAGGGCACTGTAATCGTGTGCCTGAACTTGGTTTGATGTTAGCTGATGCAGCAGAGAAATCAGAGCTTGCACCTTTTAAAGCATTTAAATTTAATTCAGAGGATGAGCACAGAGAGTTCAGAATTGCAGCTTGGTTACATGATTGTGGCAAGATCACCACACCTGAATTTATTGTCGATAAAGGGACTAAGCTTGAAGCGGTTTATAATCGTATTCATGAAGTACGTATGCGTTTCGAAGTGCTTTGGCGTGATGCCGAGATTGATTACCTTAAGCGTATCTCTTCTGGCTTCACCTCTACCTCTTCTAAGGCTGAGCCGAGTGAGTTACATCTTGCAGAGCTAACCCATAAGCGAAATCAATTGATTACGGACTTTGAGTTTATCGCTAATGCTAATATTGGCGGTGAATTTATGGGGCAAGAAAACAAAGAGCGTTTAGCTCAACTTGCCAACATTACTTGGGAGCGTCATTTCGACGATAGACTCGGGCTTTCACCTATCGAAGAGCTTAATCTAAGCAAGCAAACTGCGGAGGAAAGCTACCCTGTTATCGAGTCGTTGTTAAGAGATAAGCCTGAGCATATTATTAAACGTATCAGTAACGTTGAGTTTGATCCTAAGTTTGGTATTAAGATGGATATCCCAGAGCATCAATACAACCTAGGTGAACTCTATAACCTCTCCATCTCCAAAGGTACCTTGACAGCAGAGGATAGGTTTAAGATTAATGAACACATGATCAGCACAATCAAGATATTGGAAACTTTACCTTTTCCACCTGAGCTTGCTCGTGTGCCAAGATATGCTTCGACCCACCACGAAACGTTAAAAGGCACTGGATACCCCCGAAAACTTAGCGCTGAGGATCTCTCTATTCCTGAACGAATTCTTGTGGTTGCCGACATTTTTGAAGCCTTGACCGCAGCCGACAGACCCTATAAAAAGGCGAAACCTCTCAGTGTTGCCATTGATATACTTTATAAGATGGCTCTGGATCAGCATCTGGATATGGATATTTTTAAGCTATTCCTCACCAGTGGGATCTATCTTGAATATGCTCACAAGTTTCTCGACCCTAAACAGATCAATGAAGTGGATATTGCTAAATATCTGGATGATGCGCCACTGAAGCGCAGTGCTTAA
- a CDS encoding BamA/TamA family outer membrane protein — protein sequence MKRILLLTLCAFSSAAIAVEPLFETPENMEPTWVDEILSVFGADGEFDDSKAIDMSYLPTAYYTPEKKFGIGLLMVGLYKTDNATSEEQPSSLVLNSFVSMNNSYGVAIENMTFFNQGKQRLLLELELHNEASVYYGQGITQGNLDRNHHEFEEQLYSFKPRWMTEVADNYFIGVGADFIYASAEQFQLAETEIPVDSTDILPNNVSSGVVVTSIYDSRDYRLNATKGWLFQIDAGLYQNSEYASFSTYDIELANYIDLSSTSLLSSAPGLIAWQVQGHFTDGDVPWNLLPDLGGSNAMRGYIKGRYRDEQMMMGQVEYRLPVFQRYGMVFWGAVGSVAPKINDLTEELLTSYGTGFRFKIKDNINLRLDVGVGENETNFYLNVNEVF from the coding sequence ATGAAACGGATTTTACTGTTAACCCTATGTGCATTTTCTAGCGCGGCCATCGCCGTTGAACCTCTGTTTGAAACACCAGAAAATATGGAGCCGACATGGGTTGATGAGATCCTGTCAGTCTTTGGTGCCGATGGTGAGTTTGATGACAGCAAAGCCATCGATATGAGTTACCTGCCAACGGCATATTACACGCCAGAGAAAAAGTTTGGTATAGGCCTGTTAATGGTCGGGTTATACAAAACCGACAACGCAACAAGTGAAGAGCAGCCATCCTCGTTAGTGTTAAATTCGTTTGTGTCGATGAACAACTCCTATGGCGTTGCAATTGAAAACATGACATTTTTCAACCAAGGTAAGCAACGATTATTGTTGGAGTTAGAGCTGCACAATGAAGCTTCGGTTTATTATGGTCAAGGTATCACACAAGGTAATCTAGACCGTAATCATCATGAGTTTGAGGAGCAGTTATACAGCTTCAAGCCTCGCTGGATGACAGAAGTTGCGGATAACTATTTTATCGGTGTTGGCGCTGATTTTATCTACGCCAGTGCAGAACAATTTCAGTTAGCAGAAACTGAAATTCCAGTGGACTCAACCGATATTTTGCCTAACAACGTGAGTTCTGGTGTCGTGGTAACCAGTATCTATGATTCACGAGATTATCGCTTAAATGCTACCAAAGGTTGGTTATTTCAAATTGATGCCGGCTTATATCAAAACAGTGAATACGCTTCGTTTTCGACCTATGACATTGAGTTAGCCAATTACATAGACTTGAGTTCAACATCTTTGTTGAGCTCAGCGCCGGGACTTATCGCATGGCAAGTTCAGGGACATTTTACCGATGGTGATGTGCCTTGGAATTTGTTACCTGATTTAGGTGGTTCTAATGCCATGCGCGGTTATATTAAAGGGCGTTATCGTGATGAGCAGATGATGATGGGACAAGTTGAGTATCGCTTACCCGTATTCCAACGTTATGGCATGGTCTTTTGGGGCGCAGTCGGCAGCGTAGCACCAAAGATAAACGATCTGACTGAGGAGTTATTAACTTCATATGGCACCGGGTTTCGTTTTAAAATCAAAGACAACATCAATTTGCGTCTTGATGTGGGCGTAGGTGAAAATGAAACCAATTTCTATCTGAATGTGAATGAAGTTTTCTAG
- the accC gene encoding acetyl-CoA carboxylase biotin carboxylase subunit, protein MKPAPLKRVLIANRGEIALRIQRACSQLGIETVAIHSTADRDLLHLKYADKTICIGKPSPLSSYLNIAAIIAAASQSNADAIHPGYGFLSENADFAEQVERSGFTFIGPNADVIRLMGDKVSAISAMKQAGVPTVPGSDGTLTQDHKLNQAIADRIGYPVIIKATAGGGGRGMRVVHHQDELLSAIELTQAEAKAAFANGDVYMEKYLQKPRHIEVQILSDGQGNAIHLGERDCSMQRRHQKVVEEAPALGIDSLIRNQIGTQCADACVAIGYRGAGTFEFLYEDGEFYFIEMNTRIQVEHPITEMVTGVDLIQAQLEIASGKPLTIKQQDIQLNGHSIECRISAEDPNTFTPSPGTITAIHAPGGLGVRWDSHLYSGYTVPPFYDSMIGKLITWAATRDEAIARMQTALNELIIEGIATNIPLLQQILKDEGFTEGGQSIHYLEKSILGNT, encoded by the coding sequence ATGAAGCCAGCTCCTTTGAAACGCGTATTGATTGCCAATCGTGGTGAGATAGCGTTAAGAATTCAACGCGCCTGCTCTCAGCTTGGTATTGAGACTGTGGCGATTCATTCTACGGCAGACAGAGATCTGCTCCATCTTAAGTACGCAGATAAAACCATCTGTATAGGCAAGCCATCCCCATTATCAAGCTACCTTAATATTGCAGCGATAATTGCAGCAGCATCACAATCGAATGCTGATGCCATCCACCCTGGTTATGGTTTTCTCTCTGAAAACGCCGACTTTGCCGAACAGGTTGAACGTAGTGGCTTTACCTTTATCGGCCCCAATGCCGATGTGATACGCCTGATGGGTGATAAAGTTTCAGCGATTAGTGCAATGAAACAAGCTGGCGTGCCCACAGTACCGGGCTCTGATGGCACGCTGACTCAAGATCATAAACTGAATCAAGCAATAGCAGACCGTATCGGTTATCCGGTGATAATCAAGGCTACCGCAGGTGGTGGCGGCCGTGGAATGCGAGTGGTACATCATCAAGATGAACTGCTATCAGCTATCGAACTCACTCAGGCCGAAGCCAAAGCCGCCTTTGCTAATGGCGATGTCTACATGGAGAAGTACCTTCAAAAGCCTCGCCATATTGAAGTTCAGATCCTCTCTGATGGCCAAGGAAATGCAATACATTTAGGCGAACGTGACTGCTCCATGCAGCGCAGACACCAAAAAGTAGTAGAGGAAGCACCCGCGTTAGGAATAGATAGCCTCATCCGCAACCAGATAGGCACACAGTGCGCCGACGCTTGTGTTGCGATAGGTTATCGCGGAGCCGGCACTTTCGAATTTCTCTATGAGGATGGTGAATTTTACTTTATCGAGATGAATACCCGTATTCAGGTGGAACACCCCATCACTGAGATGGTCACTGGCGTCGATCTGATTCAGGCGCAGCTTGAGATAGCATCGGGCAAACCGCTCACGATTAAACAACAAGATATTCAACTCAATGGCCACAGCATAGAGTGCCGCATCAGTGCTGAAGACCCCAATACATTCACCCCATCCCCCGGAACTATCACAGCTATTCACGCCCCCGGTGGCCTTGGCGTACGTTGGGACTCTCACCTCTATTCAGGCTACACAGTTCCTCCTTTTTATGACTCCATGATAGGCAAGCTGATCACTTGGGCCGCAACACGAGATGAAGCCATCGCTCGTATGCAAACCGCTCTAAACGAGCTCATCATCGAAGGCATAGCAACCAATATCCCACTGTTACAGCAGATACTAAAAGATGAAGGATTTACAGAAGGTGGACAGTCGATACATTATCTTGAGAAGAGTATTTTAGGCAACACATAG
- the accB gene encoding acetyl-CoA carboxylase biotin carboxyl carrier protein translates to MDIRKIKKLIELVQESGIAELEVTEGEESVRICQYVPHKSLEQPSQQVYSASSSQLVNTTMNTGVSALDTEDLADFNEANTVISPMVGTFYLSPSPDAELLCKVGQKVQQGQIICIIEAMKMMNQIEAVRSGIITKILVENGEGVEFDQALIVIEDE, encoded by the coding sequence ATGGATATTAGAAAAATTAAAAAGCTGATCGAGTTAGTACAAGAGTCCGGCATCGCTGAGCTCGAGGTCACCGAAGGTGAAGAATCGGTGAGGATCTGTCAATATGTTCCCCATAAAAGCTTGGAGCAGCCAAGTCAGCAAGTCTACTCTGCTTCCTCCTCTCAATTGGTAAACACGACGATGAACACCGGAGTGAGTGCACTAGATACAGAGGATTTAGCCGATTTTAATGAGGCTAACACGGTTATCTCACCTATGGTCGGCACCTTCTATCTTTCTCCGTCGCCAGATGCGGAGCTTCTGTGTAAAGTAGGCCAAAAGGTCCAACAGGGACAGATTATCTGCATTATCGAAGCGATGAAGATGATGAATCAGATAGAAGCGGTACGCTCAGGCATCATCACCAAGATCCTTGTTGAAAACGGCGAAGGGGTCGAGTTCGATCAAGCCTTAATAGTTATCGAGGATGAATAA
- the aroQ gene encoding type II 3-dehydroquinate dehydratase, whose product MSGKAKILLVNGPNLNLLGRREPGHYGHHTLDSIVQNLQSVANNAGIELEHIQSNAEHELIDAIHQTDAEFIIINPAAFTHTSVAIRDAILGVAIPFIEVHLSNVHAREPFRHHSYFSDKAIGVICGLGADGYQFALKAAISRLQETPA is encoded by the coding sequence ATGAGTGGCAAAGCAAAAATTCTATTGGTCAACGGGCCGAATCTGAACCTATTAGGCCGTCGCGAGCCTGGTCATTATGGGCACCACACCTTAGACAGTATTGTCCAGAACCTGCAAAGTGTCGCCAATAATGCAGGGATTGAGTTGGAGCATATTCAATCCAATGCTGAGCACGAGTTAATTGACGCCATTCATCAAACAGATGCCGAATTTATCATTATCAACCCCGCTGCATTTACTCATACCAGCGTTGCCATAAGAGATGCGATTTTAGGTGTAGCGATCCCCTTTATCGAAGTCCATCTATCAAATGTTCATGCCCGAGAGCCTTTTCGTCATCACTCCTATTTTTCAGATAAAGCCATCGGTGTTATCTGTGGCTTAGGTGCCGATGGATACCAATTTGCGCTCAAAGCAGCGATAAGTCGCTTACAAGAAACACCTGCCTAG
- a CDS encoding TlpA family protein disulfide reductase: protein MRNLKYAMVILFLLISLLLGQIAPTKAAEPDLGPQLLAYQHENLTSHKVENLQKLKGKPTLMMFFEPQCSWCFKQGKAFNRLLQQCPTAVNIVALGSHGDKVTLRRELWRMKLNFPGYLVGKTMMGELGALPATPMTLITDENGNLSGYLRGYIKLEQLLPLLRTKFGLQC from the coding sequence ATGCGCAACCTGAAGTACGCAATGGTTATACTATTTTTGTTGATATCACTCTTGCTGGGTCAAATAGCACCGACCAAAGCGGCGGAGCCTGATCTAGGACCACAATTATTAGCATACCAGCATGAGAATCTGACTAGCCACAAAGTAGAAAATCTGCAAAAGCTAAAGGGGAAACCCACTTTGATGATGTTTTTCGAACCTCAGTGCTCCTGGTGTTTCAAGCAAGGTAAAGCCTTCAATAGACTGTTACAGCAATGTCCTACTGCCGTCAACATAGTGGCATTAGGGAGCCACGGGGACAAAGTGACACTAAGAAGAGAGTTATGGAGAATGAAGTTAAACTTCCCCGGTTATCTCGTGGGGAAAACCATGATGGGTGAGCTAGGTGCTCTACCAGCCACACCAATGACCTTGATCACCGATGAGAATGGCAACTTAAGCGGTTATCTACGGGGTTATATCAAACTAGAGCAATTACTTCCGCTACTGAGAACTAAGTTTGGACTCCAGTGCTGA
- a CDS encoding TonB-dependent receptor plug domain-containing protein, which translates to MTFTERANAFVGWVSTETRSMFKKTLVALAVFLATQTSSVQAHTKVEPTKAQAEKSSIEKIEVRGVRQRLEKAGMLSDSIMKTEVISSELMDNKNAVNLTEAINNTPGVRVSNECSMCGVKRIMLNGLRGEQTTILVDGLPVHAMIAGYYAVDAIPTTGLDRIEVARGAGASLIAPEAIGGTINIITKTATENGAALDVSMGENGNRKIGILGTGVSEDERTRATLIAQYDSREQADEDNNKVNEAPSQDNRTFTVRVSHDLTERDNLVLRYSNVNSEIFGGPMLGETFADGKADSIGDVLSSFDNIASDVIFEGGDVRNKFIGKAWETTEWIHTQRDELSLSWLRELNDNWNMTLSGSYSDHIQDSFYEGFRYYAEDKMLYLDARFNYFLNDNHLLTFGSDRRTEEMRSSSSGEGNPNYVSDSFDYDVQGFYLQDTWQATDDLEINMALRYDHVQADFIDPKKPGKEIDKSILAPRIDMRYNHNDSWTSRLSAGRGYRAPLSFFETDHGVLDASLGFDIDIQELERSTSATYALSYSADQLTATTSFAWTQVENLAMLSETADGVPLLTQLQGDARVTTADLALGYDITDDLTLNFTAEGFFYDDAFKSSYSLAPIEQRLTLNADWNVHGWDLFANLVWIGGRDLSEYGYEGYNQVDVNGDVIASSKKSTDAPSYWTLDLKITKSLTDNVDFYAGVNNLLDYTQVNEGETPLFFDADGGYDVAYIWGPLRGREIYAGVKAHF; encoded by the coding sequence ATGACATTTACAGAGAGAGCTAACGCCTTCGTTGGATGGGTATCTACCGAGACAAGATCTATGTTTAAGAAAACCTTAGTTGCACTAGCAGTATTTTTAGCCACTCAGACATCTTCTGTGCAGGCCCATACCAAGGTAGAGCCCACTAAAGCTCAGGCAGAAAAAAGCTCAATAGAAAAAATTGAAGTGCGTGGGGTTCGCCAGCGTCTAGAAAAAGCGGGGATGTTATCCGACAGTATAATGAAAACAGAGGTTATCAGCTCCGAGTTGATGGACAATAAAAACGCGGTCAACCTAACTGAGGCTATCAACAACACTCCGGGTGTCCGGGTGTCCAACGAATGCTCCATGTGTGGTGTTAAACGTATAATGCTCAACGGTCTACGTGGTGAACAAACCACCATTCTAGTCGATGGTTTGCCGGTTCATGCCATGATAGCCGGTTACTATGCTGTCGATGCAATCCCCACAACAGGCCTAGATCGCATCGAAGTGGCACGCGGTGCAGGTGCCTCACTAATCGCTCCGGAAGCGATTGGTGGTACCATCAATATCATCACCAAAACAGCGACCGAAAACGGTGCTGCACTCGATGTATCTATGGGTGAAAACGGTAACCGTAAAATAGGTATTCTGGGTACTGGAGTCAGCGAAGATGAACGTACTCGAGCCACACTGATCGCGCAATATGACAGTCGAGAGCAGGCGGATGAAGATAATAATAAGGTTAATGAAGCTCCCAGCCAAGACAACCGAACTTTTACTGTGCGTGTCTCTCACGATCTCACTGAACGGGATAATCTCGTGCTGCGATACTCTAATGTAAATTCAGAAATTTTCGGTGGTCCTATGCTAGGTGAAACTTTTGCCGATGGTAAAGCCGACAGCATAGGTGATGTACTGTCCTCATTCGACAACATCGCTTCCGACGTTATTTTCGAAGGTGGCGATGTTCGCAATAAATTCATAGGCAAAGCATGGGAAACCACTGAGTGGATCCACACTCAACGGGATGAGTTATCGCTGAGTTGGCTGCGCGAACTCAATGATAACTGGAACATGACTCTGTCTGGCAGCTATTCAGACCATATTCAAGACTCTTTCTACGAAGGCTTTCGTTATTATGCCGAAGACAAGATGTTGTACCTAGATGCCCGTTTTAATTACTTTCTCAATGATAACCACCTACTGACATTCGGTTCGGATCGCCGCACTGAAGAGATGCGGTCCAGCTCCAGCGGTGAGGGGAATCCAAACTACGTGTCCGACTCTTTTGACTATGATGTTCAGGGCTTTTACCTGCAAGATACTTGGCAGGCTACTGATGATCTGGAAATCAACATGGCACTACGCTATGACCATGTGCAGGCCGATTTTATCGACCCCAAAAAACCGGGTAAAGAGATCGATAAATCTATCTTAGCGCCTCGCATTGATATGCGTTACAACCACAATGATAGCTGGACCTCACGCTTGTCGGCTGGCCGAGGTTATCGTGCGCCTCTGTCTTTCTTCGAGACGGATCACGGTGTGTTAGATGCATCTTTGGGCTTCGATATTGATATCCAAGAGCTGGAACGTTCTACCTCAGCGACCTATGCATTGAGCTATAGTGCAGACCAATTGACAGCGACGACGTCATTTGCTTGGACTCAAGTCGAAAACTTGGCCATGTTGAGTGAAACCGCTGACGGTGTTCCTCTGTTAACTCAGTTGCAAGGCGATGCAAGAGTAACCACCGCAGATCTTGCCTTGGGTTATGACATCACCGATGATCTGACATTAAACTTCACCGCTGAAGGATTCTTCTACGACGATGCCTTTAAATCTTCATACTCTCTCGCCCCCATAGAGCAACGTTTGACCCTTAATGCCGACTGGAATGTTCATGGTTGGGATCTGTTTGCTAACTTAGTCTGGATTGGTGGCCGTGATTTGTCTGAATATGGCTACGAAGGCTATAACCAAGTCGATGTTAATGGCGATGTCATCGCTTCATCGAAGAAGTCTACCGATGCCCCCTCATACTGGACACTGGATCTTAAGATCACTAAGTCGCTTACCGACAATGTCGATTTTTATGCAGGAGTCAATAACCTGCTAGATTACACTCAGGTGAATGAAGGAGAAACACCATTGTTTTTCGATGCAGACGGAGGCTATGACGTCGCCTATATTTGGGGACCATTGCGAGGTCGCGAAATCTACGCAGGTGTCAAGGCGCACTTCTAA
- a CDS encoding antibiotic biosynthesis monooxygenase family protein encodes MSVIADTPNPPYFAVIFTSIRTEGDNGYGEMANRMVELAELQPGFLGIESAKEDVGITVSYWANLDSIKNWKANSEHLEAQKTGRTSWYESFKVRISKVERDYGI; translated from the coding sequence ATGTCAGTTATCGCAGATACGCCTAATCCTCCATATTTTGCAGTTATCTTCACTTCTATTCGTACAGAAGGTGATAATGGCTATGGTGAAATGGCAAATAGAATGGTTGAATTGGCAGAGCTGCAACCTGGATTTTTGGGTATAGAATCTGCAAAAGAAGATGTCGGTATAACAGTTTCTTACTGGGCAAACCTAGACTCAATTAAAAATTGGAAAGCTAACTCAGAGCACTTAGAAGCTCAAAAAACGGGTCGTACGTCTTGGTATGAATCTTTTAAGGTTCGTATTTCAAAAGTTGAGCGAGATTACGGCATATAA
- the arfB gene encoding alternative ribosome rescue aminoacyl-tRNA hydrolase ArfB: MIKISNSVTLQENEIEWQFIRSSGAGGQHINKVSTAAQIIFDINASSLPDFYKNALLQKADHRITKSGKVIIKCQASRSQDFNRQTALAQFIELVASVGIVQRKRVATKPTKGSQRRRIDAKKQKGATKVLRQNKDF; encoded by the coding sequence ATGATTAAGATTTCAAATAGTGTCACCCTTCAAGAAAATGAAATTGAATGGCAATTTATCCGTTCAAGTGGCGCTGGTGGCCAGCATATTAATAAAGTCTCCACTGCAGCCCAAATCATTTTCGATATCAATGCTTCGTCACTGCCTGACTTTTATAAAAACGCCCTGCTTCAGAAGGCAGATCACCGCATCACCAAGAGCGGAAAGGTCATCATCAAGTGCCAAGCCAGTCGCAGCCAAGACTTCAACCGTCAAACCGCTTTAGCCCAATTTATTGAACTCGTCGCCAGTGTAGGAATCGTGCAAAGAAAGCGTGTGGCGACTAAACCCACCAAAGGCAGCCAGCGCCGACGGATAGATGCTAAAAAGCAGAAAGGGGCCACAAAAGTGTTGCGCCAGAATAAGGATTTTTGA
- a CDS encoding STAS/SEC14 domain-containing protein, whose protein sequence is MLCKIPDIAEGVLSLFASGRLSSSDYQQKLKPLIEQYRGEAGKVFLYVEADVLLEGWDANSLAGSGEVQLEHFEALVLVGGPDWFGNAVRLMGPFMQSEVAWYPLEDKSLAIAWISARLDK, encoded by the coding sequence ATGTTGTGTAAAATCCCTGATATTGCTGAGGGTGTGCTAAGTCTTTTTGCCAGTGGGCGGCTTTCTAGTTCGGACTATCAGCAAAAACTAAAACCTTTGATTGAACAGTATCGTGGAGAGGCGGGTAAGGTCTTTCTGTATGTTGAAGCGGATGTTCTACTTGAAGGTTGGGATGCTAATTCACTTGCCGGTAGTGGTGAAGTTCAGTTGGAACATTTCGAAGCTTTAGTGCTGGTGGGGGGGCCAGATTGGTTCGGTAATGCAGTACGCTTGATGGGGCCATTTATGCAAAGTGAAGTGGCTTGGTATCCCCTTGAGGATAAATCACTGGCGATTGCTTGGATTTCTGCTCGCTTAGACAAGTAA